One Polynucleobacter sp. SHI8 genomic window, GTTCAAACATCCAACGTCGATTGGGTAGAGTTAAGGACGAAGGCGTTTGCATGTTTTATTTAAAGTGATCAAAAGAACGCATGTATTGTTTTGCTAAATCGGCAGGCAAGGCAGCACCATCATCATCTAAAAGAGTCATATTTGCTTGATCAGGCATTGTTTCGGTAACCTCACCAATACGGGTTAATGGCAGGTGCAGATGTTCACTTAAGGTTTTTATAAGATCACGATGTTTTTGGGGTGCAGTAAAGCACAACTCATAATCATCTCCGCCTTTAAGCGTACATAAACGTCTCAGTTCTAAAGAAACCTCACGCAATTGAGGCGAACAAGGAATCTCATCAATCCAGATGTTTGCATGCACTTTTGATGCATGTAATATGTGCCCTAAATCCCCGAGTAAGCCATCAGAAACATCAATCGCACTACTGGCGATACCTCTTAAGCCCAGACCAAGATCAATCCGCGGAGTGGGCGCATCCATTCGATGAGCGAGTTCGTGCCAAGGTAATTCCATATTCCATTCCCCGCGACGAAAACCCAAAACAAGTCTTGCATCACCAACCGTATTTGAGAGCCAAATATCATCTCCAATTTGAGCCCCACTGCGCCTTAAAGCTTGTTGTGGATTAACCTTACCAAAGGCAGTAATCGAGATAGTTAAAGGACCAGCCGTCGTATCACCACCAATTAACCCACAGTTATGGAAGTCAGCGATCGTATGAAGACCTTGAGAAAACTGTTCTAACCAAGGAATATCGATACCTGGAAGAGCAATACTTAAGTTATAAGCAACAGGCTTTGCACCCATTGCGGCTAAATCTGACAAATTAACTGCTAAACACTTATGACCTAATAAGGTGGGATTGGCATCTTTAAAAAAATGGCGACCCTCAACGAGCATATCGCTAGTAATTGCATACACTTCCCCAGATGGCGGAGAATTGATGAGAGCACAATCA contains:
- the thiL gene encoding thiamine-phosphate kinase, with protein sequence MAFEDSDPIGEFDVIRRFFTPSEFSPSQGSLSESPIILGIGDDCALINSPPSGEVYAITSDMLVEGRHFFKDANPTLLGHKCLAVNLSDLAAMGAKPVAYNLSIALPGIDIPWLEQFSQGLHTIADFHNCGLIGGDTTAGPLTISITAFGKVNPQQALRRSGAQIGDDIWLSNTVGDARLVLGFRRGEWNMELPWHELAHRMDAPTPRIDLGLGLRGIASSAIDVSDGLLGDLGHILHASKVHANIWIDEIPCSPQLREVSLELRRLCTLKGGDDYELCFTAPQKHRDLIKTLSEHLHLPLTRIGEVTETMPDQANMTLLDDDGAALPADLAKQYMRSFDHFK